The DNA sequence TTCTCTGCTGTACAAATTTTGAATCGGCTATAAAGTAATCGACTCGATTCAGAGTTTTGAGATCCCACCTGCGAATGTATTGCAAAACTGCCTGCACTAAAAACTTTTTTGGCTGTTTCAAGCTTCCTGTATATTCATCATATAAATCCCAGGCATACCGAACAGGCGTATAGCAATAGGAGATATGCATTTGGTTTTTACTCTTTTTGATGCCTTTGGCAACTGCCCAGGAACTACTGATGACAAGATCATACTTTTGCAGATCAAAACTTTCAATTGCGGCCGGAAAAAGTGGCAAATAGTTACGAAAATGTTTTTTTGCAAAGGGAAATTTTTGTATAAAAGAAGTGTACGCATATTTGCCGTGTAACACATTTTTTCTCTCCTTTTCATCCAAAAAATCCACCAGACTAAAAATATCGGCATCAGGATATATCTCCAAAACAGCTTGCAAAACTTTCTCTGCACCGGCATCTGTTACCAGCCAGTCATGTACTATTGCTGTTTTCACTGCTTTAGTACCTCTTTGAAAACTGACAGATGCTCTTTTGCCGATTTTTCCCATGTAAACTGTTTTACTCTTTGCAAACCTTTGTCAATAAGTGTTTTTTGCAGAGATTTATCATACAGAAGAAGTTCTATTTTTTCTTGCATCTCTTCTATATTGCAGGGGTCAAAATAGAGTGCCGCATCACCACACACTTCAGGCATTGAACTCGAATTTGAACTTACAACAGGCGTTCCGCAAGCCAGTGCTTCCAAAGGAGGCAATCCAAAACCTTCATAAAAAGAGGCAAAAACAAAAAGTGAAGCCAGATTATATACTTTTGCCAGTTCATCATCACTGATAAAACCAAGATAAACAATATTGTCTTGATTTTTATGAATAATCTGCATTAACTCTTTGTTTTGCCATCCTTTAAATCCAACCATCACAAGTTTATACTCTTTCTTTATAGCGTCATCCATAGCATCATAAGCCTGAAGAAGCCCTCTAAGATTTTTTCTTGGCTCAATACTGCCAACGCTCAATATAAATTTCTCAGGCAAAGCAAAAGGCAGCGAAAGTTCTTTTTTTACTTTAAATACATGATGATTGATTCCATGATAGATTACTCTTACTTTCTCTTCATCAAAATTGAGTCTTTGCAGTATTTCATTTTTAGAATAGTTGGAGCCTGTAATGAGCATGTCACTCAGAATAATATTTTTAAAAAAATTCTTTTCAAAATATTCAATCCGTTCTTTTGGATGAAAATCTCTATGAAGTATAAAGGAAAAATCATGTACGGTGGTTACAATTTTTTTTGCTTTTACATTCTCATTGGGTATAAAATTTGGCTGCCAGTATAAATCATAACTTGAAAAATTCACCGAACTGTATATTTTTAACAGTTTTCTTGCTGCTTTTTTTAAAAAAGTGTTTTTTGCAAGAATTTTTTTAATACTTTTAAGTGGTCTTGAGTGAGTCTTTTGATCCTCTAAAATTTCTTTGGAAACGTATCCATAATAAAAAAATGTATTTATCTGTGTGGAGCTTTGTAGATTTTTTGAAATTTCATACGTATATCTTCCTATACCGGTCAAAGGAGAAAGCAATGCAACAGCGTCAACTAATATTTTAGGCTTCAAACATATCTCGCAAAGTATCTTCAAACTCTTTTTGTTGTACTGTACCAACAACAGAAAAAAGTTTTTCTGCAGAACCTGTTAAAGATTCGATTTCATTTTTTCTGACGAAAGCAGGGTTTATTCTGACTTCAATTTCATATCCGGCAATTTTATTCATCATTGCTATAGCATCCAAAAGCTTTATTCCTCTTCCTGAACATATATTGAGTATTTCGGATTTTTTTTCGGATTCTAAAAGCCTTTTGTATACTTCACACACAAAACTGACATCGTTAAATTCACGCCTTACATGTAAGTTGCCGAGTTCTATACTCTTTTTGCCCGCTTTAAAGTGACTGACTATTTTTGGTATTAAAAAATTTTCTGCCTGCCCTGTTCCTGTATAGTTAAAAGGACGGGTTATTATAAGGGGTAATTTTTCAAAATAGTTTTGTGCCAGACACTCCATAGCGTATTTGCTCGCACCGTAATGGTTTACAGGCTTTGGACATAAAGACTCGTCCAAAACGCCAATACCCTGATTGCCATAGACTGTTGCACTGCCTGCCAGTATTACTTTTTCAGGTTTTGTATCAAGTTGACATAAGGCTTCTAAAATATTTGTTGTTCCGACAGTATTTACTTTATAAAAATCTTCACTGTTGCCGTGTGCACTAAAAGAGATACCCGAAAGATGAATCAAATACTCAGGCTGCACAGCCTGCAAAACTTTTTCAATGGCATTTTTGTCGGTTATGTCACACTGAAACTGTTTTTCATTCTCGTGAAAGAGAGAAGTTCCATAAACATCATACCCATGTTTCTCAAGATAGTGTGCCAAATGTTTTCCTGTAAAACTGTCACTGCCTGTTATTAAAACTTTTTTCATTCTTTAAAACTTGAAACCTGTTTTATTGCGTTTTAAATCCTCTGCAACCATCATCATGCAAAGCTCTTCGAGTGTTGTTTTTGGTTCCCATCCAAGTATGTTTTTTGCTTTTTGAGGATCACCTATGAGCAAATCCACCTCAGCCGGTCTGTAAAATTTCGGATTTACACGAACAACAGTTTTACCTGTTGCTTTGTCAATTGCCACCTCATTTTCTCCATCTCCCTGAAACTCAAGCTCAATATCTGCTGCTTTGAATGCCATGGTAACAAAATCTCTGACTGTTTCTGTTCTGTTTGTTGCCAGCACAAAAGTATCCGGCTGCTCTGCCTGCAGCATCAGGTACATTCCCTCGACATAATCTTTCGCATACCCCCAATCCCGTTTTGCATCCATATTTCCAAGCTCCAGGCACTCCAATTTTGCAAGTTTTATTTTTGCAACTGCATCTGTGATTTTTCTTGTTACAAATTCAAGTCCTCTTAAAGGGGATTCATGATTAAACAAAATGCCACAACTGCCAAAGATATTATAGGATTCTCTATAGTTGATTGTCATCCAGTGCGCATACTGTTTTGCCACACCGTAAGGGCTTCTTGGATGCAATGGTGTCGTTTCTGTCTGTGGAATCTCCTGAACTTCTCCAAACATTTCAGAAGTACTCGCCTGATAAAATTTTATACTTTTATCTACGATACGAATTGCCTCAAGCAGATGCACACACCCAAGTCCTGTGATATGTGCAGTTGCAAGAGGCTGCTCAAAAGAAACACCTACAAAACTCTGTGCCGCAAGATTGTAGATTTCGTCCGGCTTAATCTCAGCTACCATTCGGATACTGTTTGCCTGATCTGTCAAATCATATTCAATCAAATGCAGATTCGGATGATTCTCGATTCCCAAATCTTCTATTCTCCAAAAGTTGACAGACGATACACGTCTGTATGTTCCATACACTTCATAGCCCTTTTGGAGTAGCAACTCTGCCAAATAAGCGCCGTCCTGCCCTGTAATTCCTGTTACAATTGCTTTTTTCTTCAAAATCAGTCCTTTAAAAATCTATCCAGTATTTCAATGTTTTTCATATTATTTGTATCAGCCAAAATCTTTATATAGGATTGTAGCATATCATACAAGTTATTGATATATTTATAGC is a window from the Sulfurimonas hydrogeniphila genome containing:
- the gmd gene encoding GDP-mannose 4,6-dehydratase, with translation MKKKAIVTGITGQDGAYLAELLLQKGYEVYGTYRRVSSVNFWRIEDLGIENHPNLHLIEYDLTDQANSIRMVAEIKPDEIYNLAAQSFVGVSFEQPLATAHITGLGCVHLLEAIRIVDKSIKFYQASTSEMFGEVQEIPQTETTPLHPRSPYGVAKQYAHWMTINYRESYNIFGSCGILFNHESPLRGLEFVTRKITDAVAKIKLAKLECLELGNMDAKRDWGYAKDYVEGMYLMLQAEQPDTFVLATNRTETVRDFVTMAFKAADIELEFQGDGENEVAIDKATGKTVVRVNPKFYRPAEVDLLIGDPQKAKNILGWEPKTTLEELCMMMVAEDLKRNKTGFKF
- a CDS encoding glycosyltransferase family 4 protein; its protein translation is MKILCEICLKPKILVDAVALLSPLTGIGRYTYEISKNLQSSTQINTFFYYGYVSKEILEDQKTHSRPLKSIKKILAKNTFLKKAARKLLKIYSSVNFSSYDLYWQPNFIPNENVKAKKIVTTVHDFSFILHRDFHPKERIEYFEKNFFKNIILSDMLITGSNYSKNEILQRLNFDEEKVRVIYHGINHHVFKVKKELSLPFALPEKFILSVGSIEPRKNLRGLLQAYDAMDDAIKKEYKLVMVGFKGWQNKELMQIIHKNQDNIVYLGFISDDELAKVYNLASLFVFASFYEGFGLPPLEALACGTPVVSSNSSSMPEVCGDAALYFDPCNIEEMQEKIELLLYDKSLQKTLIDKGLQRVKQFTWEKSAKEHLSVFKEVLKQ
- a CDS encoding NAD-dependent epimerase/dehydratase family protein, which codes for MKKVLITGSDSFTGKHLAHYLEKHGYDVYGTSLFHENEKQFQCDITDKNAIEKVLQAVQPEYLIHLSGISFSAHGNSEDFYKVNTVGTTNILEALCQLDTKPEKVILAGSATVYGNQGIGVLDESLCPKPVNHYGASKYAMECLAQNYFEKLPLIITRPFNYTGTGQAENFLIPKIVSHFKAGKKSIELGNLHVRREFNDVSFVCEVYKRLLESEKKSEILNICSGRGIKLLDAIAMMNKIAGYEIEVRINPAFVRKNEIESLTGSAEKLFSVVGTVQQKEFEDTLRDMFEA